The following coding sequences are from one Sylvia atricapilla isolate bSylAtr1 chromosome 23, bSylAtr1.pri, whole genome shotgun sequence window:
- the LOC136371039 gene encoding 5-hydroxytryptamine receptor 3A-like isoform X2, whose protein sequence is MVPTALGALLALLPLASTLQSPGAQHGGRMLEPSEPALRRLSHFLLAHYQKGTRPVRDWRTTTNVAIDLMVYAILSVDEKNQVLTTYIWYRQHWTDEFLRWDPAHFDNLTQISLPVESIWVPDILINEFVDVGKSPHVPYVYVSHHGEVQNLKPIQVMTACSLDIYNFPFDVQNCSLTFTSWLHHIRDINLSLWRQPELVKFDRSVFMNQGEWELLYVLSHFQEFSVKSSDSYAEMKFYVVIRRRPLFYTVSLLLPSIFLMVMDIVGFYLPPHSGERVSFKITLLLGYSVFLIIVSDTLPATAVGTPLIGIYFVVCMALLVISLTETILIVHLVHKQDLQPHVPEWVKHLLERATILLCIRDRKKFSQSRMQSLDASGQVENNDSTAKLTPYVCEDPRECGAVGGTRSALAFAGRTEGSAALQEVLRETTAIRQLLEKREEFRDVAREWLQVGYVLDVLLFRVYLAAVLAYSITLGTLWSVWRDA, encoded by the exons ATGGTGCCCACGGCTCTCGGGGcgctcctggccctgctgccgCTGGCCTCGACGCTACAGAGCCCAG GTGCCCAGCACGGGGGCCGGATGCTGGAGCCCTCGGAGCCCGCCCTGCGCCGCCTCTCCCACTTCCTCCTGGCACACTACCAGAAGGGCACCCGGCCCGTGCGGGACTGGCGAACAACCACTAACGTGGCCATCGACCTGATGGTCTATGCCATCCTCAGTGTG GATGAGAAGAACCAGGTGCTGACCACTTACATCTGGTACAGGCAG cactggacaGATGAATTCCTCAGGTGGGACCCAGCTCACTTCGACAACCTGACGCAGATCTCCCTCCCTGTAGAGAGCATCTGGGTGCCTGACATCCTCATCAATGAGTT TGTGGATGTTGGAAAGTCCCCACACGTCCCCTACGTCTACGTCAGCCATCACGGGGAGGTGCAGAACCTCAAACCCATCCAGGTGATGACCGCCTGCAGCCTGGACATCTACAACTTCCCCTTCGACGTTCAGAACTGCTCTCTCACCTTCACCAGCTGGCTGCACCACA TTCGTGATATCAACCTCTCGCTGTGGCGTCAGCCGGAGCTCGTCAAGTTCGACCGAAGCGTCTTCATGAACCAGGGCGAGTGGGAGCTGCTCTATGTCCTCAGCCACTTCCAGGAGTTCAGTGTCAAGAGCAGTGACAGCTACGCTGAGATGAAGTTCTAT GTAGTCATCCGGAGACGCCCCCTCTTCTACACTGTcagcctgctgctccccagcatcTTCCTGATGGTGATGGATATTGTGGGCTTCTACCTACCTCCCCACAGTGGTGAGAGGGTCTCTTTCAAGATCACTCTCCTGCTGGGCTACTCGGTTTTCCTCATTATTGTATCGGACACATTGCCAGCTACTGCCGTCGGCACCCCGTTGATAG GCATCTACTTTGTGGTGTGCATGGCACTGCTTGTCATCAGCCTGACAGAGACCATCCTGATTGTGCACCTGGTGCACAAGCAAGACCTGCAACCCCATGTCCCTGAGTGGGTGAAACATCTGCTGGAAAGAGCCACCATCCTGCTCTGTATCCGGGACAGGAAGAAATTCAGCCAAAGCAGGATGCAAAGCTTGGACGCCTCCGGGCAGGTGGAGAACAACGACAGCACAG CCAAGCTGACCCCTTATGTCTGTGAGGACCCTCGGGAGTGTGGGGCAGTGGGGGGAACGAGGTCTGCACTGGCCTTTGCTGGCCGGACGGAaggctcagcagcactgcaggaggtCCTGCGCGAGACCACGGCTATCCGCCAGCTCCTGGAAAAACGGGAGGAATTCCGCGATGTCGCCCGTGAGTGGCTGCAAGTGGGCTATGTGTTGGATGTCCTGCTGTTCCGGGTGTACTTGGCAGCCGTCCTGGCTTACAGCATCACGCTGGGTACCCTCTGGTCGGTGTGGAGGGATGCCTGA
- the LOC136371039 gene encoding 5-hydroxytryptamine receptor 3A-like isoform X1, whose product MVPTALGALLALLPLASTLQSPAGAQHGGRMLEPSEPALRRLSHFLLAHYQKGTRPVRDWRTTTNVAIDLMVYAILSVDEKNQVLTTYIWYRQHWTDEFLRWDPAHFDNLTQISLPVESIWVPDILINEFVDVGKSPHVPYVYVSHHGEVQNLKPIQVMTACSLDIYNFPFDVQNCSLTFTSWLHHIRDINLSLWRQPELVKFDRSVFMNQGEWELLYVLSHFQEFSVKSSDSYAEMKFYVVIRRRPLFYTVSLLLPSIFLMVMDIVGFYLPPHSGERVSFKITLLLGYSVFLIIVSDTLPATAVGTPLIGIYFVVCMALLVISLTETILIVHLVHKQDLQPHVPEWVKHLLERATILLCIRDRKKFSQSRMQSLDASGQVENNDSTAKLTPYVCEDPRECGAVGGTRSALAFAGRTEGSAALQEVLRETTAIRQLLEKREEFRDVAREWLQVGYVLDVLLFRVYLAAVLAYSITLGTLWSVWRDA is encoded by the exons ATGGTGCCCACGGCTCTCGGGGcgctcctggccctgctgccgCTGGCCTCGACGCTACAGAGCCCAG CAGGTGCCCAGCACGGGGGCCGGATGCTGGAGCCCTCGGAGCCCGCCCTGCGCCGCCTCTCCCACTTCCTCCTGGCACACTACCAGAAGGGCACCCGGCCCGTGCGGGACTGGCGAACAACCACTAACGTGGCCATCGACCTGATGGTCTATGCCATCCTCAGTGTG GATGAGAAGAACCAGGTGCTGACCACTTACATCTGGTACAGGCAG cactggacaGATGAATTCCTCAGGTGGGACCCAGCTCACTTCGACAACCTGACGCAGATCTCCCTCCCTGTAGAGAGCATCTGGGTGCCTGACATCCTCATCAATGAGTT TGTGGATGTTGGAAAGTCCCCACACGTCCCCTACGTCTACGTCAGCCATCACGGGGAGGTGCAGAACCTCAAACCCATCCAGGTGATGACCGCCTGCAGCCTGGACATCTACAACTTCCCCTTCGACGTTCAGAACTGCTCTCTCACCTTCACCAGCTGGCTGCACCACA TTCGTGATATCAACCTCTCGCTGTGGCGTCAGCCGGAGCTCGTCAAGTTCGACCGAAGCGTCTTCATGAACCAGGGCGAGTGGGAGCTGCTCTATGTCCTCAGCCACTTCCAGGAGTTCAGTGTCAAGAGCAGTGACAGCTACGCTGAGATGAAGTTCTAT GTAGTCATCCGGAGACGCCCCCTCTTCTACACTGTcagcctgctgctccccagcatcTTCCTGATGGTGATGGATATTGTGGGCTTCTACCTACCTCCCCACAGTGGTGAGAGGGTCTCTTTCAAGATCACTCTCCTGCTGGGCTACTCGGTTTTCCTCATTATTGTATCGGACACATTGCCAGCTACTGCCGTCGGCACCCCGTTGATAG GCATCTACTTTGTGGTGTGCATGGCACTGCTTGTCATCAGCCTGACAGAGACCATCCTGATTGTGCACCTGGTGCACAAGCAAGACCTGCAACCCCATGTCCCTGAGTGGGTGAAACATCTGCTGGAAAGAGCCACCATCCTGCTCTGTATCCGGGACAGGAAGAAATTCAGCCAAAGCAGGATGCAAAGCTTGGACGCCTCCGGGCAGGTGGAGAACAACGACAGCACAG CCAAGCTGACCCCTTATGTCTGTGAGGACCCTCGGGAGTGTGGGGCAGTGGGGGGAACGAGGTCTGCACTGGCCTTTGCTGGCCGGACGGAaggctcagcagcactgcaggaggtCCTGCGCGAGACCACGGCTATCCGCCAGCTCCTGGAAAAACGGGAGGAATTCCGCGATGTCGCCCGTGAGTGGCTGCAAGTGGGCTATGTGTTGGATGTCCTGCTGTTCCGGGTGTACTTGGCAGCCGTCCTGGCTTACAGCATCACGCTGGGTACCCTCTGGTCGGTGTGGAGGGATGCCTGA